In the genome of Planifilum fimeticola, one region contains:
- a CDS encoding LPXTG cell wall anchor domain-containing protein: protein MKRYGILLFAAVLALGMLFPQATFATGKHHDDWDSFCKPDKWPEKPFKKWYGGDCNEIFVKVKLPKVWGKIAGKIQVEVFWSETGKFKDAQPVNSGTLELDTEKVGKFTHKPEKSGYYWFKLSKKGKHKALWTKGIKVDCPDKPGDGQPAEPPQNGGGDDQPGGNEPDDQNKPDDNGSKDEDKSGEIPNNKGGQGGGKLPKTATSHPQSMLFGGLLLLAGAGILAFRRRFA from the coding sequence TTGAAGCGTTATGGCATCCTGTTGTTTGCTGCGGTTTTGGCCCTTGGAATGCTGTTCCCTCAGGCCACCTTTGCGACGGGGAAGCATCACGACGATTGGGATTCCTTCTGCAAGCCGGACAAGTGGCCTGAAAAGCCGTTCAAGAAGTGGTACGGCGGCGATTGCAATGAGATTTTTGTCAAGGTGAAGCTTCCCAAAGTTTGGGGGAAAATCGCAGGGAAAATCCAGGTGGAAGTATTCTGGTCCGAAACCGGGAAATTCAAGGATGCCCAACCGGTGAACAGCGGGACCCTGGAACTGGACACCGAAAAAGTGGGCAAATTCACCCATAAACCGGAGAAGTCCGGATATTATTGGTTCAAGCTTTCCAAGAAAGGAAAGCATAAGGCCCTGTGGACCAAAGGGATCAAGGTGGATTGCCCGGACAAGCCCGGTGACGGTCAACCCGCCGAACCGCCCCAAAATGGGGGAGGCGATGATCAGCCGGGCGGCAACGAGCCGGATGATCAAAACAAGCCGGATGACAATGGGTCCAAGGATGAGGACAAATCCGGCGAGATTCCGAACAACAAGGGCGGACAGGGCGGTGGCAAACTGCCCAAGACGGCCACTTCCCATCCCCAAAGCATGCTGTTCGGCGGACTGCTTCTCCTTGCGGGAGCAGGGATCCTGGCCTTCCGTCGCCGCTTCGCCTAA
- a CDS encoding ABC transporter ATP-binding protein — translation METFKRLKRFYWPFKGYFFVSLAALFLVTGLTMLYPFALKVTIDEVIGAGRYEWVPWIALGFVLLMLVKSLAAFVQQYAGDLFGIRTVYELRNALYRKLESLPFRFYDNAKTGDLMSRLTADVEVFRFFLSFGCAQFINFLLLLGFGLGVMVYLHPLLAVVTLLAMPFLSVTVYRFDRKVHPAFLGVRRSFAHLTTKVQENISGMHTVKALAREDLEISRFGDRNRHYMEANLEAAHIWSAYFPLMELIGNISVVVLLAYGGWLVIRGELLLGELVAFFSLVWYIIGPLMYLGFIINTYSQSKAAGKRLLEILDEPEEIQSPPQALVAERIRGHVRFVKVSHRYSPDGEWALREVSFDAPPGKVIGLIGATGAGKTTLTRLISRFYDPTEGEVLVDGRPVGEYDLQFLRRHIGVVFQETFLFSSTIRDNIAYGRPDVSMEQVIRAAKRAQAHDFISGFPDGYDTVLGERGLGLSGGQKQRIAIARALVTEPSILILDDATSAVDMVTESRLQEALREAMRGKTTFIIAHRISSVQHADEILVLDRGRVVERGTHRELLEHGGIYRRIYDIQFRDRHAVPL, via the coding sequence TTGGAAACCTTTAAGCGGTTGAAACGTTTTTACTGGCCCTTCAAAGGGTATTTTTTCGTTTCCCTTGCGGCGCTCTTTCTGGTGACCGGGCTGACGATGCTCTATCCCTTTGCCCTGAAGGTCACCATCGACGAGGTGATCGGCGCGGGGCGTTACGAGTGGGTGCCCTGGATCGCCCTGGGCTTTGTGTTGTTGATGTTGGTCAAGTCCCTCGCCGCCTTTGTGCAGCAATATGCCGGGGACCTGTTCGGCATCCGGACGGTCTACGAGCTCAGGAACGCCCTCTATCGGAAGCTGGAGTCCCTTCCCTTCCGGTTTTACGACAACGCCAAGACCGGCGATCTCATGTCCCGCTTGACGGCCGATGTGGAGGTGTTCCGCTTCTTCCTTTCCTTCGGATGCGCCCAGTTCATCAACTTTCTTCTCCTGCTGGGATTCGGGCTGGGAGTGATGGTGTACCTCCATCCGCTGCTCGCGGTGGTCACCCTTCTGGCGATGCCCTTTCTTTCCGTCACCGTCTACAGGTTCGACCGGAAAGTGCATCCCGCCTTTCTGGGGGTTCGCAGATCCTTTGCACATCTCACCACCAAGGTGCAGGAAAACATCAGCGGCATGCACACGGTGAAGGCCCTGGCCCGGGAAGACCTGGAGATCTCCAGGTTCGGGGACCGAAACCGCCACTACATGGAGGCCAACCTGGAGGCGGCCCACATCTGGAGCGCCTATTTTCCCCTGATGGAGTTGATCGGTAACATCAGCGTGGTGGTGCTGCTCGCCTACGGGGGGTGGCTGGTGATTCGGGGGGAGCTGCTGTTGGGGGAGCTGGTCGCCTTTTTCAGCCTGGTCTGGTACATCATCGGCCCGCTGATGTATTTGGGATTCATCATCAACACGTATTCCCAGTCCAAAGCGGCGGGGAAGAGGCTCCTGGAGATCCTGGATGAGCCCGAGGAGATCCAAAGTCCTCCGCAGGCGTTGGTCGCGGAGCGAATCCGGGGCCATGTCCGGTTTGTGAAGGTTTCCCACCGGTATTCTCCGGACGGGGAGTGGGCCCTCCGGGAGGTCTCCTTCGACGCGCCGCCGGGGAAGGTGATCGGGCTCATCGGGGCGACGGGAGCGGGAAAGACGACGCTCACCCGGCTGATTTCCCGCTTTTACGACCCCACGGAGGGAGAGGTCCTCGTGGACGGCCGGCCGGTCGGGGAATACGATCTTCAATTTCTGAGGCGCCACATCGGCGTGGTGTTTCAGGAAACCTTCCTGTTTTCTTCCACCATCCGCGACAACATCGCCTACGGGCGTCCCGACGTCTCCATGGAGCAGGTGATCCGGGCGGCGAAACGGGCCCAGGCCCACGACTTTATCTCCGGTTTTCCGGACGGTTATGACACGGTGCTGGGAGAGAGGGGACTCGGCCTGTCCGGCGGACAGAAACAGCGGATTGCCATCGCCCGGGCGCTGGTGACGGAGCCTTCGATCCTGATTCTGGATGACGCCACCAGCGCCGTGGACATGGTGACGGAGTCCCGCCTCCAGGAAGCCCTGAGGGAGGCCATGCGGGGAAAGACGACTTTCATCATCGCCCATCGCATCTCCTCCGTCCAGCACGCCGACGAGATTCTGGTGCTGGACCGGGGGCGGGTGGTGGAGCGGGGCACCCACCGGGAGCTGTTGGAGCACGGGGGCATCTACCGCCGTATCTACGACATCCAATTCCGGGACCGGCACGCCGTGCCGCTGTGA
- the speD gene encoding adenosylmethionine decarboxylase, whose amino-acid sequence MEYSTFGRHVAMDAWGVDYHLLNDVTQLERHLVTAAEKCGATVLSVQSKKFEPQGATVLVLLSESHLSIHTYPEKGFAALDCYTCGYTVDPMLAIQYLMDVLKPTQAFPKVLRRGDGPIEVVQPKFPTSEVAV is encoded by the coding sequence ATGGAGTATTCCACTTTCGGAAGGCATGTGGCGATGGATGCGTGGGGCGTCGATTATCATCTGCTCAACGACGTCACCCAACTGGAGCGGCACCTGGTGACGGCTGCCGAAAAGTGCGGAGCGACGGTGTTGTCGGTGCAGTCCAAGAAGTTTGAGCCGCAAGGGGCTACCGTGCTGGTTCTCCTGTCGGAAAGCCACCTTTCGATTCACACCTATCCGGAAAAAGGCTTTGCCGCACTCGACTGCTATACCTGCGGGTATACCGTTGATCCGATGTTGGCCATTCAGTACCTGATGGATGTGCTGAAACCGACACAGGCGTTTCCCAAGGTGCTCAGAAGAGGCGACGGTCCCATAGAGGTTGTCCAACCTAAATTTCCGACAAGTGAAGTCGCCGTCTGA
- the mtnK gene encoding S-methyl-5-thioribose kinase, which produces MPSAYHPLTEEEAVQYVRSKLPGFFPSDAQLFSREIGDGNLNLVFRVVDAATGRSLILKQALPYARVVGESWPLTLDRARIESEALKIQGELAPGLVPRVYHYDPDLALTAMEDCSDHIIMRKGLIARKRYPRFAEHMAEFLARTLFFTSDLYLSPEEKKARVRRFINPEMCKITEDLVFSHPYYDADTNSFNPLIREDVEAIWNDGDLRREVANLKESFMTCGQALIHGDLHTGSIMVTEQDTKVIDPEFSYYGPMGFDIGALLANLFLSYASHEGQTADPGERKSYRQWLLRTAEDVWNGFLERFNRLWDEHVKDEMWSAPGYRDAYILRLLQDSAGFAGCKMMRRVIGLAPVADLETIEPPEVRAVAERQALRIGAQLVLRRGEMRRIGDITDLVRREGGAE; this is translated from the coding sequence ATGCCATCCGCATACCATCCGTTGACGGAAGAGGAAGCGGTGCAATACGTCCGCAGCAAACTTCCCGGTTTCTTTCCTTCCGATGCCCAGCTGTTCAGCCGGGAGATCGGCGACGGCAATCTGAACCTTGTTTTTCGCGTGGTGGACGCAGCCACCGGACGCAGCCTCATCTTGAAACAGGCGCTTCCCTACGCCCGGGTGGTGGGGGAGTCATGGCCGCTGACGCTGGATCGGGCGCGCATCGAATCGGAGGCGCTCAAAATCCAGGGGGAGCTGGCACCGGGCCTGGTGCCCCGCGTATATCATTATGATCCGGATCTGGCGCTGACGGCGATGGAGGATTGTTCCGATCACATCATCATGCGGAAGGGGTTGATCGCCCGGAAGCGGTATCCCCGTTTTGCGGAACACATGGCGGAGTTTTTGGCGCGGACCCTGTTCTTCACCTCCGACCTTTACCTGTCTCCGGAGGAGAAAAAGGCCCGAGTGCGCCGTTTCATCAATCCGGAGATGTGCAAGATCACCGAGGACCTGGTCTTCTCCCATCCTTACTACGACGCCGATACCAACTCCTTCAACCCCCTCATCCGCGAGGATGTGGAGGCGATCTGGAACGACGGGGATCTCCGGCGGGAGGTCGCCAACCTGAAGGAAAGCTTCATGACCTGCGGCCAGGCCCTGATTCACGGCGATCTGCATACGGGTTCCATCATGGTGACGGAGCAGGATACCAAGGTGATCGATCCGGAGTTTTCTTACTACGGCCCGATGGGGTTTGATATCGGGGCCCTGCTGGCCAACCTGTTCCTCTCCTACGCTTCCCACGAAGGGCAAACCGCCGACCCCGGGGAGCGAAAGTCCTACCGCCAATGGCTGCTCCGAACGGCGGAGGACGTGTGGAACGGATTTCTGGAGCGCTTCAACCGGTTGTGGGACGAACACGTGAAGGATGAGATGTGGTCCGCCCCGGGTTATCGGGATGCTTATATTTTGCGCCTTCTGCAGGACTCCGCCGGTTTTGCCGGCTGCAAAATGATGCGCCGGGTGATCGGTCTCGCTCCCGTGGCCGATCTGGAAACGATCGAGCCGCCGGAGGTGCGGGCGGTCGCGGAAAGGCAGGCGCTCCGCATCGGGGCGCAGCTGGTGCTCCGCCGCGGGGAAATGCGGCGAATCGGCGATATTACGGATCTGGTACGCCGGGAAGGGGGGGCGGAATGA
- the mtnA gene encoding S-methyl-5-thioribose-1-phosphate isomerase, producing the protein MKPGMDLPHPPAVAWKEDRLMLLDQRRLPTETVYLELTRPEEVREAIRELAVRGAPAIGIAAAYGLYLGVRDVPEGDEEGFWQLLNRTSDRLGTSRPTAVNLHWALRRMVRRAESLKGKPLSEIKEALLQEAETIRREDAEVCRRIGEHALSLLEDGMGVLTHCNAGGLATAAYGTALAPLYLAKERGWRLKVFADETRPVLQGARLTAYELKQAGIDVTLICDNMAAAVMQRGWVQAVIVGTDRVAANGDVANKIGTYGVAVLARAHGIPFYVAAPTSSIDLETPTGADIPIEERPAEEVTQGFGKRTAPEGVSVYNPAFDVTPAEYVTAIITERGVIRPPYAEGLRRAMEEPSK; encoded by the coding sequence ATGAAACCAGGGATGGATCTGCCCCATCCGCCGGCGGTGGCGTGGAAGGAAGACCGCTTGATGCTGCTGGACCAGCGCCGCCTGCCGACGGAAACCGTCTACCTGGAATTGACCCGGCCCGAGGAAGTTCGGGAAGCCATCCGGGAACTTGCCGTCAGGGGCGCCCCCGCCATCGGGATCGCCGCCGCCTACGGCCTGTATCTGGGGGTCCGGGATGTTCCTGAGGGGGACGAGGAGGGTTTCTGGCAACTGTTGAATCGGACATCCGACCGGCTCGGCACTTCCCGGCCGACGGCGGTCAACCTGCACTGGGCCCTGCGCCGGATGGTTCGCCGGGCGGAAAGCCTGAAGGGAAAGCCCCTTTCGGAGATCAAGGAGGCCCTGCTTCAGGAAGCGGAGACGATCCGGCGGGAGGATGCCGAGGTTTGCCGGCGGATCGGGGAACACGCCCTTTCCCTTCTCGAGGACGGCATGGGCGTCCTCACCCATTGCAACGCGGGCGGATTGGCGACGGCGGCCTACGGGACGGCCCTTGCACCGCTCTATCTCGCCAAGGAACGGGGCTGGCGGCTGAAGGTGTTCGCGGACGAAACGCGCCCCGTCCTGCAGGGCGCCCGGTTGACCGCCTATGAGCTGAAGCAGGCGGGGATCGACGTCACCCTGATCTGCGACAACATGGCCGCTGCCGTCATGCAGAGGGGGTGGGTGCAGGCGGTGATCGTGGGCACGGACCGGGTGGCGGCCAACGGGGATGTGGCCAACAAGATCGGAACCTACGGCGTGGCGGTGCTGGCCCGGGCTCACGGAATCCCCTTTTACGTGGCGGCGCCCACCTCCTCGATCGATCTGGAGACCCCGACGGGCGCGGACATCCCCATCGAGGAGCGCCCCGCCGAAGAGGTCACGCAGGGCTTCGGAAAGCGAACGGCCCCCGAGGGGGTGTCTGTCTATAACCCGGCCTTCGATGTCACTCCCGCCGAATACGTGACGGCGATCATTACCGAACGGGGGGTGATCCGCCCACCCTACGCCGAGGGGCTTCGCCGGGCGATGGAAGAACCGTCGAAGTGA
- a CDS encoding ABC transporter ATP-binding protein: protein METPARERFRYAPETVIEKPFNWALMARLLSYVKPYAGTLLLLSLLVMALSTAVRLFAPYTISLAIDQALMKKDGQLLAVFVGIISGMYLLNWIANSLRIRWMNRLGQSVIFDLRKDLFNHIQRLSLRFFDERSAGSILVRITNDINSLQELLTNGIVNVIMDIALLCGIVIVMTVLSPSLTAAVLVVLPLMFLISIKLRRLIRRSWQRVRIRQSVLNSHLNESIQGMRVTQSFTQEKENMEYFRRLNRDNYEAWRDATRKSATFRPFVEMTGAAGTAILIGYGAYLIQQEAITIGVFVAFAYYLGNFWEPISRLGQVYNQLLMAMASTERIFEFLDQEPSVPEKKDAADLEEVRGHIRLEKVVFSYDGKRKALDGIDLEIMPGQTVALVGHTGSGKTSIVNLICRFYDPTGGCVTLDGRDLRDLRLDSLRRRVSIVLQDTFIFSGTIMENIRFGRPEATDEEVRAAAEAVGADAFIRDLPKGYETEVEERGSVLSVGQRQLLSFARTLLANPRILILDEATAGIDTETEQRIQRAMKTLLSGRTAIVIAHRLSTIRDADKIVVLERGKVIEQGTHEELMARRGEYFNLVRAQFRVPVAE, encoded by the coding sequence ATGGAAACGCCTGCGCGGGAGCGCTTTCGGTACGCTCCGGAAACGGTGATCGAGAAACCCTTCAACTGGGCACTGATGGCCCGGCTGCTGTCGTATGTGAAGCCTTACGCCGGGACGCTGCTGCTCCTGTCGCTCCTGGTGATGGCCCTGTCGACGGCGGTCCGGCTCTTCGCCCCCTACACCATCAGTTTGGCCATCGACCAGGCTCTGATGAAAAAGGACGGACAGCTCCTGGCCGTCTTCGTGGGAATCATCTCCGGGATGTACCTGCTCAACTGGATTGCCAACTCCCTGCGGATCCGCTGGATGAACCGGCTGGGGCAATCGGTCATTTTTGACCTGCGAAAAGATCTTTTCAACCACATCCAGCGCCTTTCCCTCCGGTTTTTCGACGAGCGATCGGCGGGGTCGATCCTGGTGCGCATCACCAATGACATCAATTCCCTGCAGGAGTTGCTCACCAACGGGATCGTCAACGTCATCATGGACATCGCCCTGCTGTGCGGGATCGTGATCGTGATGACGGTGCTCAGCCCCAGTCTGACGGCGGCGGTCCTGGTGGTTCTTCCCCTGATGTTCCTGATATCGATCAAACTGCGTCGCTTGATTCGCCGTTCCTGGCAGCGGGTGCGCATCCGGCAGTCGGTGCTCAATTCTCATCTGAACGAAAGCATTCAGGGGATGCGGGTCACCCAGTCCTTCACCCAGGAAAAGGAAAACATGGAGTATTTCCGCCGGCTGAACCGGGACAACTACGAAGCCTGGAGGGACGCAACCCGCAAGAGCGCCACCTTTCGTCCCTTCGTGGAGATGACCGGGGCGGCGGGCACCGCCATCCTGATCGGTTACGGAGCCTATCTCATCCAACAGGAGGCGATCACCATCGGCGTGTTTGTCGCCTTCGCCTATTACCTCGGAAACTTTTGGGAACCCATCTCCCGGCTGGGACAGGTGTACAACCAGCTCCTGATGGCGATGGCCTCCACGGAGCGGATCTTTGAATTCCTGGATCAAGAGCCTTCCGTCCCGGAGAAAAAAGATGCCGCCGACCTGGAGGAGGTCCGAGGGCATATCCGACTGGAGAAGGTGGTCTTTTCCTACGACGGCAAGAGGAAAGCGCTGGACGGGATCGATCTGGAGATCATGCCCGGGCAGACCGTCGCCCTGGTGGGACACACGGGGTCGGGGAAAACGTCGATCGTCAACCTGATCTGCCGCTTTTACGATCCCACCGGTGGATGCGTCACCCTCGACGGCCGCGATCTGCGGGATCTCCGCCTGGACAGCCTCCGCCGCCGGGTCAGCATCGTCCTGCAGGATACCTTCATCTTCTCGGGAACCATCATGGAGAATATCCGCTTCGGGCGGCCGGAGGCCACCGACGAGGAAGTGCGGGCGGCGGCGGAGGCGGTGGGAGCCGACGCCTTCATCCGGGATCTGCCCAAGGGATATGAGACGGAGGTGGAAGAGCGGGGCAGCGTGCTGTCCGTCGGCCAGCGGCAGCTGCTCTCCTTTGCCCGCACCCTGTTGGCGAACCCCCGGATCCTGATCCTGGACGAGGCCACCGCCGGCATCGACACGGAGACGGAACAGAGGATCCAACGGGCGATGAAAACGCTGCTTTCCGGCCGGACCGCCATCGTGATCGCCCACCGGCTGTCCACGATCCGGGATGCCGACAAGATCGTCGTCCTGGAGCGGGGGAAGGTGATCGAACAGGGGACCCACGAGGAACTGATGGCGCGGCGCGGAGAGTATTTCAACCTGGTCCGGGCCCAGTTCCGGGTGCCGGTGGCGGAATGA
- a CDS encoding iron chaperone → METLDEYLARIENPSHRERMREIFNWIKDKYPNLKPVIKWNQPMFTDHGTFIIGFSTSKKHAAVAPEQVAIAHAKDDIEKAGYDYTENIIRIPWERPVPYALLEKLIEFNIRDKADCKTFWRK, encoded by the coding sequence ATGGAAACCCTTGACGAGTATTTGGCGCGGATTGAGAATCCGTCACACCGGGAGAGGATGAGGGAGATTTTCAACTGGATAAAGGACAAATATCCGAATCTCAAACCGGTAATCAAATGGAATCAACCGATGTTTACGGATCACGGAACCTTTATCATCGGATTCAGCACATCAAAAAAACATGCGGCGGTCGCCCCTGAACAGGTGGCCATCGCCCATGCGAAGGACGATATCGAGAAGGCCGGCTATGACTATACCGAAAATATCATCCGCATCCCCTGGGAACGGCCCGTCCCCTATGCCCTGCTGGAAAAACTGATTGAGTTTAACATTCGGGACAAGGCGGATTGCAAAACCTTTTGGCGAAAATAG
- a CDS encoding DMT family transporter, translating to MRGGIKWVCLASVLWGTAGLVGKGLTDGHGLDPLAVAAWRLLVSSPLLLFAAWREGVRLGTSAVPLRSHAGWFLLFGLAVAGYQLGYFSAVDRTMVATATLLAVCTAPLFVALVARWAFGERLTFRVTGALVLGLAGTILMIGVDSLAGLVNPRWWSGNALALAAAICYGGYILIGKRMTGELPPIRIVAVAFTLGAVFLLPFLRFPGPSWEAWGMILYLGLVPTGVAYMFYITGLNRTTATRASIAALLEPLTATLLAVALLGERLSPWEWVGAFLLFLSLFLLASPGKVKRQERAPSP from the coding sequence TTGCGTGGAGGAATCAAATGGGTCTGTCTGGCCTCCGTGCTCTGGGGAACGGCGGGGCTGGTGGGGAAGGGATTGACGGACGGACACGGGCTCGATCCGCTGGCCGTCGCCGCCTGGCGCCTTTTGGTCAGCTCGCCCCTGCTGTTGTTTGCCGCGTGGCGGGAGGGAGTCCGCCTCGGGACCTCGGCGGTACCGCTGCGCTCCCATGCCGGCTGGTTCCTGCTGTTTGGACTGGCGGTGGCAGGGTATCAGCTGGGCTATTTTTCGGCGGTGGATCGAACCATGGTGGCCACCGCGACCCTTCTCGCCGTCTGCACCGCTCCGCTGTTCGTCGCGTTGGTGGCCCGCTGGGCGTTCGGAGAGCGGCTCACCTTTCGGGTGACGGGGGCTTTGGTGTTGGGTCTGGCTGGAACGATCCTGATGATCGGTGTCGACAGCCTGGCCGGCCTGGTGAACCCTCGATGGTGGTCGGGGAATGCGCTGGCGCTTGCAGCCGCCATTTGCTACGGCGGGTACATCCTGATCGGAAAGCGTATGACCGGCGAACTGCCGCCGATTCGCATCGTCGCCGTCGCCTTCACTCTCGGAGCGGTGTTTCTGCTCCCTTTCCTCCGCTTTCCCGGTCCTTCCTGGGAAGCGTGGGGGATGATCCTGTATCTGGGGTTGGTGCCCACGGGCGTCGCCTACATGTTTTACATTACCGGGCTGAACCGGACGACGGCGACCCGGGCTTCCATCGCGGCCCTCCTGGAGCCGCTGACGGCGACCCTTCTCGCGGTGGCCCTCCTGGGGGAGCGTCTCAGCCCCTGGGAGTGGGTCGGAGCTTTCCTGCTGTTCCTTTCCCTGTTTTTGTTGGCCTCCCCGGGGAAGGTAAAGCGGCAAGAGCGAGCTCCGTCCCCGTGA
- a CDS encoding site-2 protease family protein: MVKEGGKLERFLAYPPDQILFIALALLPGFALHEFAHAYTAWRFGDPTAKREGRVTLNPLVHLDPIGTIAVFLLGFGWAKPVPVNRFHFRRPRLAGVLVTLAGPLANLLIAFVSLFLWHVLTQWGGVVPTEDSALVRMFDALIGINIVLFVFNLLPLPPLDGYRILEDLAPPHLRVRLTQLETYAIVLFLVLFVTPLGDRVFGPIFSTLVPSVYAGMEAVLRPLFGL, encoded by the coding sequence ATGGTGAAAGAAGGTGGAAAGTTGGAGCGTTTTTTGGCCTATCCCCCGGATCAGATCCTCTTCATCGCCCTTGCGCTGTTGCCGGGCTTTGCCCTCCATGAGTTTGCCCACGCCTACACCGCCTGGCGATTCGGCGATCCCACCGCCAAAAGGGAGGGGCGGGTCACCTTGAATCCCCTCGTCCATCTGGATCCCATCGGGACCATCGCCGTCTTCTTGCTGGGATTCGGCTGGGCGAAGCCTGTCCCCGTCAACCGGTTCCATTTTCGGCGTCCCCGCCTGGCGGGGGTGCTGGTAACCTTGGCCGGTCCCTTGGCCAATCTGCTGATCGCCTTTGTGAGCCTGTTTCTCTGGCATGTCCTCACCCAGTGGGGCGGCGTGGTTCCGACGGAGGACAGCGCCCTCGTCCGGATGTTTGACGCCTTGATCGGAATCAACATCGTGCTGTTCGTGTTCAATCTGCTTCCGCTGCCGCCGCTGGACGGGTACCGGATTCTGGAGGATCTGGCGCCGCCGCACCTTCGGGTTCGGCTGACGCAGTTGGAGACTTACGCGATCGTCCTTTTTCTCGTGTTGTTCGTTACGCCCCTCGGGGACCGCGTTTTCGGACCGATTTTCAGCACCTTGGTCCCCTCCGTTTACGCCGGGATGGAAGCCGTGCTCCGTCCGCTGTTCGGCCTGTGA
- the fabI gene encoding enoyl-ACP reductase FabI, with protein MTKLMEGKRVVIMGVANKRSIAWAIAQSLHNHGAELAFTYQGERLERRVRELVDAEMPGSPLIECDVTSDEQVRSAFDKIGEVWGRIDGLVHCIAFAKAEDLEVPFVETSRDGYALAQDISAYSLVACARAAKPLMTEGGSILTLTYMGSERVIPNYNVMGVAKAALEASVRYLAHDLGPAGIRVNAISAGPIRTLAAKGVKDFNSMLHIVEERSPLRKTTDPAEVADTALFLTSPLSRGITGEVIHVDGGYNIMGM; from the coding sequence ATGACCAAATTGATGGAGGGCAAGCGCGTAGTGATCATGGGGGTGGCCAACAAGCGGAGCATCGCCTGGGCCATCGCCCAGAGCCTGCACAACCACGGCGCGGAGCTGGCCTTCACCTACCAGGGAGAGCGGCTGGAGCGGCGGGTGAGGGAACTGGTGGACGCGGAGATGCCCGGCTCCCCCTTGATCGAATGCGACGTGACCTCGGACGAACAGGTGCGTTCCGCCTTCGACAAGATCGGCGAAGTCTGGGGGCGCATCGACGGGCTGGTGCACTGCATCGCCTTCGCCAAGGCGGAGGATTTGGAAGTGCCCTTTGTGGAAACGTCCCGGGACGGTTATGCCCTCGCCCAGGACATCAGCGCCTATTCCCTGGTGGCCTGCGCCCGGGCGGCCAAGCCCCTGATGACCGAAGGGGGCAGCATCCTCACCCTGACCTACATGGGATCGGAGCGGGTCATCCCCAATTACAACGTGATGGGCGTGGCCAAGGCGGCCCTGGAGGCCAGCGTTCGCTATCTGGCCCACGATCTGGGGCCGGCGGGGATCCGGGTCAACGCCATTTCGGCCGGTCCGATCCGCACCCTGGCGGCAAAGGGAGTGAAGGACTTCAACTCCATGCTGCACATCGTCGAGGAGCGTTCGCCCCTCCGCAAGACGACGGATCCCGCCGAAGTGGCGGACACCGCCTTGTTCCTGACCAGTCCTCTGTCCCGCGGAATCACCGGCGAGGTGATTCATGTGGACGGCGGCTACAATATCATGGGGATGTGA